Proteins encoded in a region of the Saccharothrix ecbatanensis genome:
- a CDS encoding phage tail protein, which yields MSRVALPELPSRYPLGEMLPALYAADDFAQRFTSGLDAVLSAILSTLDNLPEYFDADLAPEDFVAWLSSWVAADMDPSWPESLRREAVRRAVDLHRLRGTAQGLVARLELCLGVRASVVDGSGATWSTRPDTAMPERQDVVVVRVRPGRSGVVDRERVVALVDAARPLHVTCTVEVLNGD from the coding sequence ATGAGCCGCGTCGCACTGCCAGAGCTGCCCAGCCGGTACCCGCTGGGCGAGATGCTGCCCGCCCTGTACGCGGCGGACGACTTCGCCCAGCGGTTCACCTCCGGTCTGGACGCCGTGCTGTCCGCGATCCTGTCGACGCTGGACAACCTGCCCGAGTACTTCGACGCCGACCTCGCGCCAGAGGACTTCGTCGCGTGGTTGTCGTCCTGGGTGGCGGCGGACATGGACCCGTCGTGGCCGGAGTCGCTGCGGCGTGAAGCGGTCCGCCGCGCCGTCGACCTGCACCGCCTGCGCGGCACCGCTCAAGGCCTTGTGGCACGGCTGGAGCTGTGCCTGGGCGTGCGGGCCTCGGTGGTCGACGGGTCGGGCGCGACGTGGTCCACCCGACCCGACACCGCCATGCCCGAACGGCAGGACGTCGTCGTGGTGCGGGTGCGGCCGGGCCGGTCCGGGGTGGTCGACCGGGAGCGGGTGGTGGCGCTGGTCGACGCGGCGCGCCCGCTGCACGTCACCTGCACCGTCGAAGTGCTGAACGGGGATTGA
- a CDS encoding phage tail protein, giving the protein MSDTLFATSVFFRLSIAGNDLGAFHTCDGMGAQMEVEQFAEGGNNGFSWQLPSRITWSNITMTRPVTKDTAKVVKWLNDVIKKVERKDGEIVALTPDGSTIASWQVQGIVPVRWQGPSFDPSTSQAATETLEFAHEGIDAS; this is encoded by the coding sequence ATGTCCGACACCCTCTTCGCCACCAGCGTCTTCTTCCGGCTCTCCATAGCGGGCAACGATCTCGGCGCGTTCCACACCTGTGACGGCATGGGCGCGCAGATGGAGGTCGAGCAGTTCGCCGAGGGCGGCAACAACGGTTTCAGCTGGCAGCTCCCCTCCCGCATCACCTGGTCGAACATCACGATGACGCGACCGGTCACCAAGGACACCGCCAAAGTCGTCAAGTGGCTCAACGACGTCATCAAGAAGGTCGAGCGCAAGGACGGCGAGATCGTCGCCCTCACCCCCGACGGCAGCACGATCGCCAGCTGGCAGGTCCAGGGCATCGTCCCCGTCCGCTGGCAGGGCCCGTCCTTCGACCCGTCCACCTCCCAAGCCGCCACGGAAACCCTCGAATTCGCCCACGAAGGCATCGACGCGTCCTGA
- a CDS encoding CIS tube protein, with the protein MARKPGASLTRAQLVIMEPPAKTGAKPGARLATVKFQFNPSTLALSKNTEWRRNPSRMAEEASMPEFVGSGPRTLSVDVLLDATATHDNSVEIRVEQLLKACVPTKKSLATKKPASPWVRFEWGTSKTTSFDGVLSNLSVDYSLFDVDGRPLRARCSLSIEEAGAYVLGQNPTSGSREARRTHRVVKGDSLPQLAWREYGDATAWRVIAEANDIDDPMLLVPGVELLVPAMEDAR; encoded by the coding sequence ATGGCACGCAAACCGGGAGCGAGCCTCACCCGCGCCCAGCTCGTCATCATGGAGCCGCCGGCCAAGACGGGCGCGAAGCCGGGCGCCCGGCTGGCCACGGTGAAGTTCCAGTTCAACCCGAGCACGCTGGCACTGAGCAAGAACACCGAGTGGCGCCGCAACCCCTCCCGCATGGCGGAGGAGGCGTCGATGCCCGAGTTCGTCGGCAGCGGACCGCGGACCCTGTCGGTGGACGTCCTCCTCGACGCCACCGCCACGCACGACAACTCGGTGGAGATCCGGGTGGAGCAGCTGCTCAAGGCCTGCGTGCCCACCAAGAAGAGCCTGGCGACGAAGAAGCCCGCGAGCCCGTGGGTCCGCTTCGAGTGGGGCACCTCCAAGACCACGTCGTTCGACGGCGTGCTGTCGAACCTCTCGGTGGACTACTCGCTGTTCGACGTCGACGGACGCCCGCTGCGTGCGAGGTGCTCGCTGTCGATCGAGGAGGCCGGCGCCTACGTCCTCGGCCAGAACCCGACGTCAGGGTCACGCGAGGCCCGCCGCACGCACCGTGTCGTCAAAGGCGACAGCCTGCCGCAGCTGGCGTGGCGCGAGTACGGCGACGCCACCGCCTGGCGGGTGATCGCCGAGGCGAACGACATCGACGACCCGATGCTGCTCGTGCCGGGCGTCGAGCTGCTGGTGCCAGCGATGGAGGACGCACGATGA
- a CDS encoding putative baseplate assembly protein, with translation MALPAPNLDDRRFQQLVDEAKRYVQQSCPEWTDHNVSDPGVTLIETFAQMVDQLVYRLNRVPERNHLAFLDLLGITLFPPTAARADVTFWLSAPQPQTVVLPVGTEVSTERSEDSEEVVFATTDELAVVPCSVQRLVTRAASGEHADRTRDLEAGQDVRCFQAAPAPGDATLFGLSAAVPRCVVVLRLDSRVEGIGVDPRQPPLVWEAWTGQDWLPCEVDEDSTGGLNRPGEVVLHVPAGHAESVVAGHRAGWLRCRVTEPAREQPFYANSPTIREAEAFTIGGTTAAEHAETERDVPLGETAGVPGQRFTVPRSPVLLDGDPLVVRVSAGDGWQDWTVVEHFGASKPDDRHVVLDAVRGEFQFPPAVREADGTLRRYGAVPPKGSVVQVPRYRTGGGRSGNVARGAISVLRSSVPYVSAVENREAARGGVDGETIAEAKVRAPHQLRVQERAVTAEDHEHIAKLAAPSLARVRCLPDGPGAARVLVVPDAVADQGDRLRFEQLVPTEDVVSAVARRLDERRLLGTRLVVEPPRYQGITVVARVAAPEAEANRVREEALDALYRYLNPLRGGTDGVGWEFGRPVQFGEVFAVLQGVAGVRLVEEIRLFPANPITGARGAPVDRVEVAPNALVFSYQHQVVVA, from the coding sequence ATGGCGCTGCCCGCACCCAACCTGGACGACCGCCGGTTCCAGCAGCTCGTGGACGAGGCCAAGCGGTACGTCCAGCAGAGCTGTCCGGAGTGGACGGACCACAACGTCTCCGACCCCGGCGTCACGCTCATCGAGACGTTCGCGCAGATGGTCGACCAGCTCGTCTACCGGCTCAACCGGGTGCCCGAGCGCAACCACCTGGCGTTCCTGGACCTGCTCGGCATCACGCTGTTCCCGCCGACCGCCGCGCGCGCCGACGTCACGTTCTGGCTGTCCGCGCCGCAGCCGCAGACCGTGGTGCTGCCGGTCGGCACGGAAGTCTCCACGGAACGCTCGGAGGACTCCGAGGAGGTCGTGTTCGCCACGACCGACGAGCTGGCCGTGGTGCCGTGCTCGGTGCAGCGGCTGGTGACCAGGGCGGCGTCGGGCGAGCACGCCGACCGCACCAGAGACCTGGAAGCGGGCCAGGACGTGCGGTGCTTCCAGGCCGCGCCCGCGCCCGGTGACGCGACGCTGTTCGGCCTGTCGGCGGCGGTGCCGCGCTGTGTCGTGGTGCTGCGACTGGACAGCCGGGTCGAGGGCATCGGCGTGGACCCGCGGCAGCCGCCGCTGGTGTGGGAGGCGTGGACCGGGCAGGACTGGCTGCCGTGCGAGGTGGACGAGGACAGCACCGGCGGCCTGAACCGGCCCGGTGAGGTCGTGCTGCACGTGCCGGCCGGTCACGCCGAGTCGGTGGTGGCCGGCCACCGCGCGGGCTGGCTGCGCTGCCGGGTCACCGAGCCGGCGCGCGAGCAGCCGTTCTACGCCAACTCCCCGACGATCAGGGAGGCCGAGGCGTTCACGATCGGCGGTACCACGGCGGCCGAGCACGCGGAGACCGAGAGGGATGTGCCGCTGGGTGAGACGGCGGGCGTGCCGGGGCAGCGGTTCACCGTGCCGCGCTCCCCCGTGCTGCTGGACGGCGATCCGCTGGTGGTGCGGGTGTCGGCGGGCGACGGCTGGCAGGACTGGACCGTCGTGGAGCACTTCGGCGCGTCGAAGCCGGACGACCGGCACGTGGTGCTGGACGCCGTCCGGGGCGAGTTCCAGTTCCCGCCGGCGGTCCGTGAGGCGGACGGGACGTTGCGCCGCTACGGCGCGGTGCCGCCCAAGGGCTCGGTGGTGCAGGTGCCCCGTTACCGCACGGGCGGCGGGCGTTCCGGGAACGTGGCGCGTGGCGCGATCTCCGTGCTGCGCAGTTCCGTGCCGTACGTGTCGGCGGTGGAGAACCGTGAGGCGGCACGCGGTGGCGTGGACGGCGAGACGATCGCCGAGGCGAAGGTGCGTGCGCCCCACCAGCTCCGGGTGCAGGAACGAGCGGTGACCGCCGAGGACCACGAGCACATCGCCAAGCTGGCCGCGCCGTCGCTGGCCAGGGTGCGGTGCCTGCCTGACGGGCCGGGCGCGGCGCGAGTGCTGGTCGTGCCCGACGCCGTCGCCGACCAGGGCGACCGGCTGAGGTTCGAGCAGTTGGTGCCGACCGAGGACGTGGTGTCGGCGGTGGCCCGGCGGTTGGACGAACGGCGGCTGCTCGGCACGCGGCTGGTCGTGGAACCGCCGCGCTACCAGGGCATCACGGTCGTCGCGCGGGTGGCGGCGCCTGAAGCCGAGGCCAACCGCGTGCGTGAGGAAGCGCTGGACGCCCTCTACCGTTACCTCAACCCGTTGCGTGGCGGCACGGACGGCGTGGGGTGGGAGTTCGGGCGGCCCGTGCAGTTCGGCGAGGTGTTCGCGGTGCTGCAAGGCGTTGCCGGGGTGCGACTGGTGGAGGAGATCCGGCTGTTCCCGGCCAACCCGATCACCGGGGCGCGCGGTGCTCCGGTGGACCGGGTCGAGGTGGCGCCGAACGCCCTGGTGTTCTCCTACCAGCACCAGGTCGTGGTCGCATGA
- a CDS encoding phage tail sheath family protein has translation MPQYLSPGVYVEEVQTGARPIEGVGTAVAAFVGFAEQGPFHEPTLVANWNQYVRSFGGFTEDTYLAHAVYGYFANGGGSAYVVRIGGSDRDADATPVAAQPVTLGGLRISALPSAGPDISVEVADADGENPPDDRFKLLVRQGDKVVETFDVSTRKNIKNYVVTQVAERSKLIEVTEVAGTALARPDKQSVAVPAPKATKPVKLDAQEYVGDSEARTGFGGLENIDEVTMVSVPDLMSAYQRGLIDLEGVQTVQAAVISHCEQMGDRVAVLDAPPGLTPQRVHKWRMQEANHDSRYATLYYPWIKVFDPASGRNTLVPPSGHVAGVWARSDAERGVHKAPANEVIRGAVDLEITLSKSEQDLLNPVGVNCVRTFPGRGIRIWGARTLSSDPAWRYLNVRRLFNFLEESILLGTQWVVFEPNDDRLWAGIRRNITAFLTEQWRQGALFGRTPAEAFYVKCDRDNNPPESIDLGQVVCEIGVAPVKPAEFVVFRLAQFSDNTSLVSE, from the coding sequence ATGCCGCAGTACCTCTCGCCCGGCGTGTACGTGGAGGAGGTCCAGACCGGTGCGCGCCCGATCGAGGGAGTCGGCACCGCGGTGGCGGCCTTCGTCGGCTTCGCCGAACAGGGCCCCTTCCACGAGCCGACCCTGGTCGCCAACTGGAACCAGTACGTGCGCAGCTTCGGCGGCTTCACCGAGGACACCTACCTCGCGCACGCCGTCTACGGCTACTTCGCCAACGGCGGCGGCTCGGCGTACGTGGTGCGGATCGGTGGTTCGGACCGTGACGCCGACGCCACGCCCGTGGCCGCGCAGCCCGTGACGCTGGGCGGGCTGCGGATCTCCGCCCTGCCGTCGGCGGGCCCGGACATCTCCGTGGAGGTCGCGGACGCCGACGGCGAGAACCCGCCGGACGACCGCTTCAAGCTGCTGGTCCGCCAAGGCGACAAGGTGGTCGAGACGTTCGACGTGTCGACCCGGAAGAACATCAAGAACTACGTGGTGACGCAGGTCGCCGAGCGGTCGAAGCTGATCGAGGTCACCGAGGTGGCCGGGACGGCGTTGGCGCGGCCCGACAAGCAGTCGGTGGCGGTGCCCGCTCCGAAGGCCACCAAGCCGGTGAAGCTCGACGCGCAGGAGTACGTCGGCGACTCCGAGGCGCGGACCGGGTTCGGCGGCCTGGAGAACATCGACGAGGTCACCATGGTCTCGGTGCCCGACCTGATGAGCGCCTACCAGCGCGGTCTGATCGACCTGGAGGGCGTGCAGACCGTGCAGGCGGCCGTCATCTCGCACTGCGAGCAGATGGGCGACCGGGTCGCGGTGCTGGACGCGCCGCCCGGCCTCACGCCGCAGCGGGTGCACAAGTGGCGGATGCAGGAGGCGAACCACGACTCCCGTTACGCCACGCTGTACTACCCGTGGATCAAGGTCTTCGACCCGGCCAGCGGGCGCAACACGCTCGTGCCGCCGTCCGGTCACGTCGCCGGCGTGTGGGCGCGCAGTGACGCCGAACGGGGTGTGCACAAGGCTCCGGCCAACGAGGTCATCCGCGGCGCGGTGGACCTGGAGATCACGCTCAGCAAGAGCGAGCAGGACCTGCTGAACCCGGTCGGCGTGAACTGCGTGCGCACGTTCCCCGGCCGTGGCATCCGGATCTGGGGCGCCCGCACGCTGTCGTCCGACCCGGCGTGGCGTTACCTGAACGTGCGGCGGCTGTTCAACTTCCTGGAGGAGTCGATCCTGCTGGGCACCCAGTGGGTCGTGTTCGAGCCGAACGACGACCGGCTGTGGGCCGGGATCCGGCGCAACATCACCGCGTTCCTCACCGAGCAGTGGCGTCAGGGGGCGCTGTTCGGCCGCACGCCGGCCGAGGCGTTCTACGTCAAGTGCGACCGGGACAACAACCCGCCGGAGTCCATCGACCTCGGCCAGGTCGTGTGCGAGATCGGCGTGGCGCCGGTGAAGCCCGCCGAGTTCGTGGTCTTCCGCCTGGCCCAGTTCTCCGACAACACCAGCCTCGTCAGCGAATAG
- a CDS encoding PAAR domain-containing protein yields the protein MPPAARLGDKTSHGGTVGPPPAAVAIKVATVLIEGKPAAVGGSQHVCIVPKDLAMGPLNIVEPRLTGQVLIGGVNAARVGDSTTCDATILSGAPTVHIGGR from the coding sequence ATGCCCCCCGCTGCCCGGCTGGGTGACAAGACGTCGCACGGCGGCACCGTCGGCCCACCGCCGGCCGCCGTCGCAATCAAGGTCGCCACGGTCCTGATCGAGGGCAAGCCTGCCGCTGTGGGCGGCAGTCAGCACGTGTGCATCGTGCCGAAGGACCTCGCGATGGGGCCGTTGAACATCGTCGAACCCCGCCTCACCGGCCAGGTGCTCATCGGCGGGGTGAACGCGGCTCGGGTCGGCGACAGCACCACGTGCGACGCGACCATCCTCTCCGGCGCGCCCACCGTCCACATCGGAGGCAGGTGA
- a CDS encoding phage tail protein has translation MADGDALSTHIFGLQLGAYMVESLQEVSGVTIEEDVVEISQVTPQGKPLLRKQPGARKGGEITVTRGMDKSKEFTKWLKETVNKGDVETARQNITIEIMNSKGETERRLNLVNGWVSKWEGPSLKAGESSAAIEKVTITFEDITLED, from the coding sequence ATGGCAGACGGCGACGCTCTCTCCACCCACATCTTCGGCCTCCAGCTCGGCGCGTACATGGTCGAGTCCCTCCAGGAGGTCAGCGGGGTGACCATCGAGGAGGACGTGGTCGAGATCTCGCAGGTGACCCCGCAGGGGAAGCCGTTGCTGCGCAAGCAGCCCGGCGCCCGCAAGGGCGGCGAGATCACGGTCACCAGGGGGATGGACAAGAGCAAGGAGTTCACCAAGTGGTTGAAGGAGACGGTGAACAAGGGTGACGTCGAGACGGCGCGCCAGAACATCACCATCGAGATCATGAACAGCAAGGGCGAGACCGAACGCCGGCTCAACCTGGTCAACGGGTGGGTCAGCAAGTGGGAGGGCCCGTCGCTCAAGGCGGGCGAGTCCAGTGCCGCGATCGAGAAGGTGACCATCACCTTCGAGGACATCACCCTGGAGGACTGA
- a CDS encoding VgrG-related protein: protein MTAAKPLRSFAADLIVKAGSLSPMWEERLVSCVVDENVGLPDLAVLTYRDDMHELLTDSGIKIGTPVTVSVVTVESKAQLFGGEVTALEADRDSTGTFTVIRAMSKAHRLFRGRRVEAFHNVPAATVVRQVARNAGLTVGRVELSPVRYTQISQANVSDWEFLQQLAHEHGVTVQVDDTGKLELLKPKPASGAPAPDVQSPLVLRHDRLLSLRASLTGADQVERVEVRAWDVATKKAFVAVEPAIRSKTALPGFGTSVAGKRTTMLVADTPYSTQAEADTAARSLAEAVSAGYAEIEAVANGDPQLRAGVPITLDDAGPAFSGRYTASSVRHVIDSVTGYRSIVTVSSSPDRSLAGLALGGNAPARSPRMPGLATGIVTDIKEVGRDQRGLVRLKFPWLDDNYVTDWVRTVQWGGVGGGGVFSPEVNDEVLVGFEQGSLDRPYVLGGLYNGVDLPSPHDLPLVDRTSGRVNRRSLVSRKGNRLELLDGLTTAGVRVQTGDKRLDITLDEKTGSIDIRVSGPRGRRVLGSITLNAKGITVDAGLGDLVLKGNTVSVEATTSASVNGGTDASLDGGVQAVVKAPIVRIN, encoded by the coding sequence ATGACCGCCGCCAAGCCGCTCCGGTCGTTCGCCGCCGACCTGATCGTGAAGGCCGGCTCGCTGTCGCCCATGTGGGAGGAGAGGCTGGTCAGCTGCGTGGTCGACGAGAACGTCGGCCTGCCGGACCTCGCCGTCCTCACCTACCGGGACGACATGCACGAGCTGCTGACCGACAGCGGCATCAAGATCGGCACGCCGGTGACGGTGTCCGTGGTGACGGTCGAGAGCAAGGCGCAGCTGTTCGGCGGCGAGGTCACCGCGCTGGAGGCGGACCGCGACTCGACCGGCACGTTCACCGTCATCCGCGCCATGAGCAAGGCCCACCGGCTGTTCCGGGGCCGCCGGGTGGAGGCGTTCCACAACGTCCCCGCCGCCACGGTCGTGCGCCAGGTCGCCCGGAACGCGGGCCTCACCGTCGGCCGCGTCGAGCTCTCCCCGGTCCGGTACACGCAGATCAGCCAGGCGAACGTGTCGGACTGGGAGTTCCTCCAGCAGCTCGCCCACGAGCACGGCGTGACCGTCCAGGTGGACGACACGGGCAAGCTGGAGCTGCTCAAGCCCAAGCCCGCGTCCGGTGCGCCGGCGCCCGACGTGCAAAGTCCTCTGGTGCTCCGGCACGACCGCCTGCTGTCCCTGCGCGCCTCGCTCACCGGAGCCGACCAGGTGGAAAGGGTAGAGGTGCGGGCCTGGGACGTGGCGACCAAGAAGGCGTTCGTGGCGGTCGAGCCGGCCATCCGGAGCAAGACCGCCCTGCCGGGCTTCGGCACGTCCGTCGCCGGCAAGCGGACGACCATGCTGGTGGCGGACACGCCGTACAGCACGCAGGCCGAGGCCGACACCGCGGCACGGTCGCTCGCCGAGGCCGTCAGCGCCGGGTACGCCGAGATCGAGGCGGTCGCCAATGGCGACCCCCAGCTGCGCGCGGGCGTGCCGATCACGTTGGACGACGCCGGGCCGGCGTTCAGCGGGCGCTACACCGCCTCGTCGGTGCGGCACGTGATCGACTCCGTCACCGGCTACCGCAGCATCGTCACGGTGAGCAGTTCGCCGGACCGGTCGCTGGCCGGGTTGGCTCTGGGCGGCAACGCGCCCGCACGCTCGCCGCGGATGCCGGGTCTGGCCACCGGGATCGTCACCGACATCAAGGAGGTCGGCCGCGACCAGCGGGGCCTGGTGCGGCTGAAGTTCCCCTGGCTGGACGACAACTACGTCACCGACTGGGTCCGCACCGTGCAGTGGGGCGGGGTCGGCGGCGGCGGGGTGTTCAGCCCCGAGGTCAACGACGAGGTGCTGGTCGGCTTCGAGCAGGGCAGCCTGGACCGCCCGTACGTGCTCGGCGGCCTCTACAACGGCGTCGACCTCCCCTCACCGCACGACCTGCCGCTGGTGGACCGCACGAGCGGCCGGGTGAACCGGCGGTCGCTGGTGTCCCGCAAGGGCAACCGGCTGGAGCTGCTGGACGGCCTCACCACCGCCGGTGTCCGGGTCCAGACCGGCGACAAGCGGCTCGACATCACGCTGGACGAGAAGACCGGCAGCATCGACATCCGCGTGAGCGGTCCGCGGGGTCGCCGGGTCCTCGGCTCGATCACCCTGAACGCCAAGGGGATCACCGTCGACGCCGGGCTCGGCGACCTGGTGTTGAAGGGCAACACGGTGTCCGTCGAGGCGACCACCTCGGCGTCCGTGAACGGTGGCACCGACGCGTCCCTCGACGGCGGCGTCCAAGCCGTGGTCAAGGCCCCGATCGTCCGGATCAACTGA
- a CDS encoding NADase-type glycan-binding domain-containing protein: protein MRLCTQCGAPMRDADDFCGNCGTYLGWAATPESAEPLTGPLTGPLAGPFAGPLAGPLAGPFAGPLAGPLAEQEPEKRPGPVPPGRPEARRPLPSAVDDEVVIGPPCPACGTANPPGRRFCRRCATPLVSSAVRKESPLTRRRWRWHGDRSRWLRRLVAVAACAVLLLAAILFYPNALALIEDIRDKTSTPVAVGPSSSTATAEVPGHPAAAAVDGLSNRYWGATAVGDTVEFGFATPFRLLSVVVHTGAGVEEKAFLGQARVTSVDMVVTSADGVNRTIPLPLADKVGPQRVDMAVSGVVRVRLVVQAAAGLAPGRHIALGEVEFFRRP, encoded by the coding sequence ATGCGCCTGTGCACGCAGTGCGGCGCGCCCATGCGGGACGCCGACGACTTCTGCGGCAACTGCGGCACCTACCTGGGTTGGGCCGCCACGCCGGAGTCGGCCGAGCCACTCACCGGACCACTCACCGGGCCGCTCGCCGGTCCATTCGCCGGGCCGCTCGCCGGGCCGCTCGCCGGTCCATTCGCCGGGCCGCTCGCCGGGCCGCTCGCCGAACAGGAGCCCGAGAAGCGGCCGGGACCGGTGCCGCCGGGTCGTCCGGAAGCCCGTCGACCACTGCCCAGCGCGGTGGACGACGAGGTGGTCATCGGGCCGCCGTGCCCGGCGTGCGGCACCGCGAACCCGCCCGGACGCCGGTTCTGCCGCCGCTGCGCCACGCCGCTGGTCTCCTCCGCTGTTCGCAAGGAGAGCCCGCTGACACGACGTCGGTGGCGGTGGCACGGCGACCGGTCACGCTGGCTGCGCCGACTGGTCGCGGTGGCGGCGTGCGCGGTGTTGCTGCTGGCCGCGATCCTCTTCTACCCCAATGCCCTGGCGCTGATCGAGGACATCCGCGACAAGACGTCCACCCCGGTCGCCGTCGGTCCGAGCAGCAGCACCGCCACCGCCGAGGTGCCCGGCCACCCCGCTGCCGCCGCCGTGGACGGGCTGTCGAACCGGTACTGGGGCGCGACCGCTGTGGGTGACACGGTGGAGTTCGGTTTCGCCACACCGTTCCGGCTGCTGTCGGTGGTGGTGCACACGGGCGCGGGCGTGGAGGAGAAGGCGTTCCTGGGGCAGGCCAGGGTGACGTCGGTGGACATGGTGGTGACGTCGGCGGACGGCGTCAACCGCACCATCCCGTTACCCCTCGCCGACAAGGTCGGGCCGCAACGCGTCGACATGGCGGTGAGCGGGGTCGTGCGGGTCCGGCTGGTCGTGCAGGCCGCCGCCGGGTTGGCGCCGGGACGGCACATCGCGTTGGGCGAGGTGGAGTTCTTCCGCCGACCTTAG
- a CDS encoding NAD-dependent epimerase/dehydratase family protein, with product MDVVVVTGSAGLVGGEAVRALAARFDLVVGVDNLADVELIPNYRHHRADVRDLGALTSVFGEYGTDVRLVVHTAGQPVSTQPLVDLNVNAVGTMNVLETVRTHCPGAVVVLTSTTKVYGDASDSLPVLEASTRWEIDASHPYHEHGVDESVRADGVNRTFFGVSKLAADLAARSYASGLGMRVGVFRCGSVTGAGVVQDGFLSNMVRAAVRGATFPVIGHGGKQVRDVLDARDLVEMFWQFYLEPRPGEVYHAGGGRERSASILELIAQYEYLTGCEVPFEYEPENRFADVRWWITDTRKFRRDYPGWQPVHGLADILLSVHGHWADVLADPLTGSGPRC from the coding sequence ATGGACGTGGTAGTGGTCACCGGCTCGGCGGGTCTGGTGGGCGGTGAGGCCGTGCGGGCGCTCGCGGCGAGGTTCGACCTGGTCGTGGGCGTGGACAACCTGGCGGACGTCGAGCTCATCCCGAACTACCGGCACCACCGGGCGGACGTGCGTGATCTCGGCGCGCTCACCAGCGTGTTCGGCGAGTACGGCACGGACGTGCGGCTGGTCGTGCACACGGCCGGGCAGCCGGTGTCCACGCAGCCACTCGTGGACCTGAACGTCAACGCGGTCGGCACGATGAACGTGCTGGAGACCGTTCGGACGCACTGCCCGGGTGCGGTCGTCGTGCTCACGTCCACCACGAAGGTGTACGGCGACGCGTCGGACTCCCTGCCGGTGCTGGAAGCGTCGACGAGGTGGGAGATCGACGCCTCGCACCCGTACCACGAGCACGGCGTCGACGAGTCGGTCCGCGCGGACGGCGTGAACCGGACGTTCTTCGGGGTGTCGAAGTTGGCGGCCGACCTCGCGGCGCGGTCGTACGCGAGCGGGTTGGGGATGCGGGTCGGTGTGTTCCGGTGCGGCAGCGTGACCGGCGCGGGGGTGGTGCAGGACGGCTTCCTGTCGAACATGGTGCGGGCTGCCGTGCGCGGTGCGACGTTCCCGGTGATCGGGCACGGGGGCAAGCAGGTGCGGGACGTGCTGGACGCGCGGGACCTGGTGGAGATGTTCTGGCAGTTCTACCTGGAGCCGAGGCCGGGCGAGGTCTACCACGCGGGTGGCGGGCGGGAGCGGAGTGCGTCGATCCTGGAGCTGATCGCGCAGTACGAGTACCTGACCGGCTGCGAGGTGCCGTTCGAGTACGAGCCCGAGAACCGGTTCGCCGATGTTCGGTGGTGGATCACCGACACGCGCAAGTTCCGGCGCGACTACCCGGGCTGGCAACCGGTGCACGGTCTGGCTGACATCCTGCTGTCGGTACACGGGCACTGGGCAGATGTGCTAGCCGACCCCTTGACCGGCAGCGGTCCCCGGTGTTGA
- a CDS encoding GPW/gp25 family protein: MSESFIGRGWGFPMRTGPTGGIGMVERDQEITEAIRLVLGTAPGERPMRPEFGCGIHEHVFASADGATAGHIAREVRAALDRWEPRIEVDDVVVAFDAVEAGTLYIDVRYTIRSTNDQRNLVFPFYTIPDEGSAD, encoded by the coding sequence ATGAGCGAGAGCTTCATCGGGCGCGGCTGGGGTTTCCCGATGCGCACCGGACCCACCGGCGGGATCGGGATGGTCGAGCGCGACCAGGAGATCACCGAGGCGATCCGGCTCGTCCTGGGCACCGCGCCGGGTGAACGGCCGATGCGCCCCGAGTTCGGCTGCGGCATCCACGAGCACGTGTTCGCGTCGGCGGACGGCGCCACGGCGGGCCACATCGCCCGCGAGGTGCGTGCCGCGCTGGACCGGTGGGAGCCGCGGATCGAGGTCGACGACGTGGTCGTCGCGTTCGACGCGGTCGAGGCCGGGACGCTCTACATCGACGTGCGCTACACGATCCGGTCGACCAACGACCAGCGCAACCTGGTCTTCCCCTTCTACACCATCCCCGACGAAGGGAGCGCGGACTGA
- a CDS encoding DUF6760 family protein: MTYAADRLHEEVAYVAYHFHWQREQILDLEHHERRRWVREIARINTRVNEGG, from the coding sequence GTGACGTACGCGGCCGACCGGCTGCACGAGGAGGTCGCGTACGTGGCCTACCACTTCCACTGGCAACGAGAGCAGATCCTCGACCTTGAGCACCACGAGCGCAGGCGTTGGGTCCGTGAGATCGCACGTATCAACACGAGGGTGAACGAAGGGGGGTGA